A stretch of DNA from Desulfobacterales bacterium:
GAACGCAACGATAATTCGATATATTGGCGCAATTTTCAATTTAAGGAGAAAACGGTTTTCATATGGCAAACTCAATTATCACCGCCACGGGATCCTATATCCCCGATAGAAAGGTTCCGAACCAGCACTTTCTCAATCACGAATTCTATGACGAGAAAGGCGAAAGGATAGCCAAACCAACGCCCGAGGTCGTCACAAAATTACAGGAAATTACCGGTATTCAGGAACGTCGCATCGCTCCGGATGATCTGAACACGTCCGATATCGCCACATTGGCCGCGGAAAAAGCGCTGGCCAACATGGATCGCGAAACGCTTGATTATATCATTGTCGCACAAAATTTTGGGGATGTGTCTCTTGCTTTTCGTCAAACGGACATGGTCCCCTGCATCGCGGCCCGGGTAAAACACAATCTGCGAATTAAAAACCCCTTTACGGTCGCCTTTGATATTCCCTTCGGGTGCCCCGGCTGGCTGCAGGGAACCATCTTGGCCGACTATCTGATTAAATCCGGAGATGCCAAGCGCATTCTGGTGATCGGCGCGGAGATTCTCTCCCGTGTCTCGGATAAATTTGATATGGATTGCATGATATTTGCTGACGGCGCCGGCGCCACCCTGATGGAGGCCACCGCGGAAAACACCGGCATTTTGAACCACCTTACCCGCTCGGACACATATCGTGAAGCCCATCTGTTGAATATGGGCCGATCCTATCAACCGGAGCGAACCGGTCAGCAGCTTTACATCAAAATGAAGGGGCATGAAATTTATAAATATGCCGCAAGACAGGTTCCGAAAACAATCAAACAAAATCTTGACAACGCCGGCATCACCTTGACCGAAGTGAAGAAGATTCTGTTGCACCAGGCAAATGAGAAAATGGACAATGCCATGTTAAATCGGCTTTTCAAACTCTACCAGATCGAAGAAATCCCCGCAGATATCGCGCCGATGATTATTTCCTGGGCCGGTAACAGCTCCGTGGCCACGTTGCCCATCATGTTCGATCTCATCCAAAGAGGAAAGCTCCCTGATCATCGGTTACAACCCGGTGATATTGTTGTTTTCGCCTCGGTCGGCGCCGGCATGAATACCAATTCCATGATTTACCGCATGCCCTGAAAAACAGGGTACCCCAGGAGGAAACCAATGGCCGTTAGTAAAGAACTTCTCGATATTCTAGCCTGTCCGAAATGCAAGGGTCCTCTTTCGCTCAATGAAGCTGAAAACGGCCTCATTTGCCATCATTGCAAGCTTCTTTATGAAATTCGGGATGATATACCCATCATGCTCATAGACGAAGCCAAGCCGATAGACTAATGCGGACTATTTTGCCCGAAACCCTTAGGGGCACGGTGCGCCGTGCCCCTACAGCGCCAGGACGAAAAAAGAAACCCGATTGCCCATGAGCCAGCCGCAACCGCCTCAATCCGCCAAACTCGTCATCGGCCTTTTTACCCGCCAAAAGGACCTGTTTCATCCTATTGCGGCAGCACTTTCGGAGCGATTCGGGGCCATTGACATGATAAGCTCCTGGTTTCCATTTGATTATACGAATTATTACGAAACCGAGATGGGTACTGGGCTGTTCCGTCGCATGGTGGTGTTCAAGCAACTCATTGGGCAAGATGCGCTTTCAACGATAAAGCTCGCCACCAACACCATCGAAAAGGACTATTGCGAAAGCGGCAAGCGCCGGGTCAATATCGATCCGGGATACCTTTTACTTGAACGGTTCGTTCTGGCCACCGGTAAAAATTTCGCCCATAGAATCTATATCGGCCATCATATCTATGCGGACCTGACGCTGATATACACGCAGGGAAATTTTCAGACACTGCCCTGGACCTATCCGGACTATGCCGGCGATGAGATGATTGGGTTTCTTAAAAAAGTTCGAAAAAAATTCGCTTTGGATTTGAAGGTTGGGGCTTAGAGCGTAGAGCCCTTTATCAGAAACATACACGAAAAAGCGTGTATCATTGGAGAAGGTTGTTAGCTGCCAAGCATCCCAGCATCCCAGCCGCCCAGCATCCGGCTTTGCCGCATTAGGGCTTAGAGCGTAGAGATTGGAGAATGGAGAAAGGAAACGGAAAAACGCATGATCAATAGCATGACGGCTTTTGCAAGGGCGGAACACGCGACTGAGAAGTTATCGGTTCTGATGGAAATCAGGGCGGTTAACAGCAAGGCACTGGATATGATGATTCGCATTCCCTCCGGCTATCAGCCGCTGGAAGAAAGAATCAAATCATTGGTGAATCAACGGGTGTCAAGGGGTAGAATTGAAATCAGCTGCCAGGTAACGCCGCTGGATCCGGATGAGGCCGAGTCTTTTGAAATCAACACGATAAAGGCAAAAGCCTTGTACAAGGCACTCAGTGCGCTGAAGGATGAATTGGGGCTTACCGGTCCCATTGCCCTGGAGCAGATTACCGCATCGGGAAATATTATTCGGCCGGCGGAAAACGAGCGGAATTTGGATTCGGACTGGATAGTGATTCAGGCCTGCCTGCAAACTGCATTG
This window harbors:
- a CDS encoding ketoacyl-ACP synthase III, with the translated sequence MANSIITATGSYIPDRKVPNQHFLNHEFYDEKGERIAKPTPEVVTKLQEITGIQERRIAPDDLNTSDIATLAAEKALANMDRETLDYIIVAQNFGDVSLAFRQTDMVPCIAARVKHNLRIKNPFTVAFDIPFGCPGWLQGTILADYLIKSGDAKRILVIGAEILSRVSDKFDMDCMIFADGAGATLMEATAENTGILNHLTRSDTYREAHLLNMGRSYQPERTGQQLYIKMKGHEIYKYAARQVPKTIKQNLDNAGITLTEVKKILLHQANEKMDNAMLNRLFKLYQIEEIPADIAPMIISWAGNSSVATLPIMFDLIQRGKLPDHRLQPGDIVVFASVGAGMNTNSMIYRMP
- a CDS encoding Trm112 family protein codes for the protein MAVSKELLDILACPKCKGPLSLNEAENGLICHHCKLLYEIRDDIPIMLIDEAKPID
- a CDS encoding DUF4416 family protein, producing the protein MSQPQPPQSAKLVIGLFTRQKDLFHPIAAALSERFGAIDMISSWFPFDYTNYYETEMGTGLFRRMVVFKQLIGQDALSTIKLATNTIEKDYCESGKRRVNIDPGYLLLERFVLATGKNFAHRIYIGHHIYADLTLIYTQGNFQTLPWTYPDYAGDEMIGFLKKVRKKFALDLKVGA